A genomic segment from Tessaracoccus defluvii encodes:
- a CDS encoding N-acetylglucosamine kinase, with protein MIVLGLDVGGTSVRCAVVRDGGEVLGFAREPGANFRSSGPEGPLHLRRAVERALAAAGAAPGEVDAVGVGAAGAAQAGRVQVEAMLQQAWAGLGLPDAVLVGDLEVAFRSAAPDPEGVLLLAGTGAVAARFEGWELVARCDGMGWLLGDVGSGAWIGREVLRAAAAAMDHRGPETALAEAVSKELGLPGDGDPRQALIAAATPLPPSAWGRFAPLALGLDGADAVATGLLDRAAEGLLTAAMAVEAPRRVVFAGGLLQAGGLRRRLDEHFEAAFAEFPVVGACVVAADSVGIGLDREAVSGALAALA; from the coding sequence ATGATCGTTCTGGGGCTCGATGTGGGTGGTACCAGTGTCCGGTGTGCCGTCGTCCGTGACGGCGGGGAGGTGCTGGGGTTCGCCCGTGAGCCGGGCGCGAACTTCCGCTCCTCGGGTCCCGAGGGGCCCCTTCACCTGCGGCGCGCCGTCGAGCGTGCGCTCGCCGCGGCCGGAGCCGCGCCCGGCGAGGTGGACGCCGTCGGGGTGGGCGCGGCTGGTGCTGCGCAGGCCGGCAGGGTGCAGGTGGAGGCAATGTTGCAGCAGGCCTGGGCGGGGCTGGGGCTGCCGGACGCTGTGCTGGTCGGGGACCTGGAGGTGGCCTTCCGTAGCGCGGCTCCCGACCCGGAGGGGGTGCTGCTGCTGGCCGGGACGGGCGCGGTCGCCGCCAGGTTCGAGGGATGGGAACTTGTCGCACGGTGTGACGGCATGGGATGGCTGCTGGGCGATGTCGGTTCGGGTGCCTGGATCGGCCGTGAGGTTCTGCGTGCAGCCGCCGCGGCCATGGATCACCGGGGCCCGGAGACCGCACTGGCCGAGGCTGTCTCGAAGGAGCTTGGTCTCCCGGGTGACGGGGATCCCCGGCAGGCCCTGATCGCCGCCGCGACGCCCCTGCCGCCGTCGGCGTGGGGCAGGTTCGCGCCGCTCGCCCTGGGGCTCGACGGTGCCGACGCGGTCGCTACGGGCCTGCTCGACCGTGCGGCTGAGGGGCTGCTCACTGCGGCGATGGCCGTGGAGGCGCCGCGCAGGGTGGTGTTCGCGGGTGGATTGCTGCAGGCCGGTGGGCTGCGCCGTCGACTCGATGAGCACTTCGAGGCGGCCTTCGCCGAGTTCCCGGTCGTGGGAGCGTGCGTCGTCGCTGCAGACTCGGTGGGAATCGGCCTGGACCGGGAGGCGGTCAGTGGCGCGTTGGCGGCCCTGGCCTGA
- a CDS encoding N-acetylmuramic acid 6-phosphate etherase — protein sequence MTTQTELGWSTEQSNSASVDLDTRPTSDIVGILLAADAGVAAAVAAVATAITAATDLIVETISSGGVVHYVGSGTSGRMGVLDAVELWPTFRVDDSRVRAHLAGGAGAMTQAVEGAEDDVEAGAALVRAAGDRDLIIGLAASGRTPFVGGALAEARARGLGTVLVSTNPSAPLAELADVAILPDTGPEVLTGSTRLKSATAQKMVLNAMSTASMVRLGKTYSNLMIDMVPSNAKLRARSLRMLRQGSGASEDAAAAALDAAQGSVRVALVSLLAGVDATVAGRALESNPPDAHRPGDPSGIRTAVADLKGTR from the coding sequence ATGACGACCCAGACGGAACTCGGTTGGAGCACCGAGCAGAGCAACTCTGCCTCGGTGGACCTGGACACCAGGCCCACCTCCGACATCGTCGGCATTCTGCTGGCGGCCGACGCCGGCGTCGCAGCCGCCGTCGCAGCCGTCGCCACCGCGATCACCGCGGCAACCGACCTGATCGTGGAGACCATCAGCAGCGGCGGCGTCGTGCACTACGTCGGTTCGGGCACCTCCGGGCGGATGGGTGTCTTGGACGCCGTCGAACTCTGGCCGACCTTCCGAGTCGACGATTCGAGGGTCCGGGCGCATCTGGCCGGTGGTGCCGGCGCCATGACACAGGCCGTGGAGGGCGCTGAGGATGACGTCGAGGCTGGTGCCGCGCTCGTTCGCGCCGCCGGTGACCGGGACCTCATCATCGGTCTGGCGGCCTCCGGGCGCACACCATTCGTGGGTGGTGCGCTCGCAGAGGCCAGGGCCCGGGGGTTGGGAACCGTGCTCGTCTCCACAAACCCGTCCGCTCCGCTGGCTGAACTGGCGGACGTCGCGATCCTCCCCGACACGGGCCCTGAGGTCCTCACGGGGTCGACGCGGCTGAAGTCGGCCACGGCGCAGAAGATGGTGCTCAACGCCATGTCGACCGCCTCGATGGTGCGGCTCGGCAAGACCTACAGCAACCTCATGATCGACATGGTGCCCTCCAACGCCAAGCTCCGCGCACGGTCCCTTAGGATGCTGCGGCAAGGGTCGGGCGCGTCCGAGGACGCTGCAGCCGCCGCACTCGATGCGGCGCAGGGATCGGTGCGGGTCGCCTTGGTCAGTCTTCTCGCCGGCGTGGATGCGACGGTGGCTGGGCGGGCGCTCGAGTCGAACCCACCCGACGCTCACCGTCCCGGCGACCCGTCCGGGATCCGGACCGCTGTTGCAGATCTGAAGGGCACCCGATGA
- a CDS encoding anhydro-N-acetylmuramic acid kinase has translation MSGTSADAIDCAVAEFSEAGGRLDMRLLWHGEQPWDEGLRARILGVLPPATSTVADWCQLDTEIGQAFGAAASAAIAEAGPVDLIASHGQTLFHWVENGKARGSLQVGNPAWIQAATGTPVVSDFRIADIAAGGHGAPLTSTFDAMWLGETPTALLNLGGIANVTVVGLSDGALTGDTGPANCLLDAAAHRFHGLPADLGGALARAGRVDERALAILLADPFFAQPLPRSTGREYFDGDYVARRLVDVTLEGADLFATLTELTARTVADVINRASVRRVVASGGGIHNPFLMERLAALLEAPLLTADELGLPSDAKEAYVFALLGYLSATGRPGVVVGAGGRAATGATHPTVLGTLTPAGSGQPAAPAITLALHNQEEA, from the coding sequence ATGTCGGGCACCTCAGCAGACGCGATCGACTGTGCGGTCGCGGAGTTCAGCGAGGCGGGCGGTCGCCTCGACATGCGGCTGCTGTGGCACGGCGAGCAGCCCTGGGACGAGGGGCTGCGGGCACGCATCCTCGGCGTGCTGCCTCCTGCCACGAGCACCGTCGCTGACTGGTGCCAGCTGGATACGGAGATCGGGCAGGCGTTCGGTGCCGCCGCCAGCGCGGCGATCGCGGAGGCCGGGCCGGTGGACCTCATCGCGAGCCACGGTCAGACCCTCTTCCACTGGGTGGAGAACGGGAAGGCCCGCGGCTCTCTCCAGGTGGGCAACCCCGCCTGGATCCAGGCGGCGACCGGCACGCCCGTCGTCAGCGATTTCCGGATCGCCGACATCGCTGCGGGTGGCCATGGTGCACCGCTGACGTCGACCTTCGACGCCATGTGGCTCGGGGAGACCCCCACCGCGCTGCTGAACCTCGGCGGCATCGCCAATGTGACCGTCGTCGGCCTCAGCGACGGCGCACTCACGGGCGACACGGGCCCGGCCAACTGTCTCCTCGACGCCGCCGCCCACCGGTTCCACGGGCTCCCTGCCGATCTCGGCGGCGCCCTGGCCAGGGCGGGTCGTGTCGACGAGCGTGCGCTGGCCATTCTGCTCGCCGACCCGTTCTTCGCGCAGCCGCTGCCCCGCAGCACCGGTCGGGAGTACTTCGACGGCGACTATGTCGCCCGTCGGCTGGTGGACGTCACCTTGGAGGGCGCTGACCTGTTCGCGACCCTGACCGAGCTGACGGCGCGGACCGTCGCCGACGTGATCAACAGGGCCAGCGTCCGGCGCGTCGTCGCTTCCGGCGGCGGCATCCACAACCCGTTCCTGATGGAGCGCCTCGCGGCACTCCTGGAGGCGCCACTCCTCACGGCGGACGAACTGGGCCTGCCCTCCGATGCCAAGGAGGCTTACGTGTTCGCACTGCTGGGATATCTGTCGGCGACAGGTCGGCCCGGCGTTGTGGTCGGCGCCGGTGGGCGGGCCGCCACCGGAGCCACCCATCCCACCGTTCTCGGCACCCTGACCCCGGCCGGTTCCGGCCAGCCCGCGGCGCCCGCGATCACGCTCGCGCTGCACAACCAGGAGGAAGCATGA
- a CDS encoding glycoside hydrolase family 3 N-terminal domain-containing protein — MPGFPGTTLPDWIASPLRGGLVGVILFAENVPDLETTRRLTDAVRAANPAAVVSSDEEGGDVTRIQAATGSFLPGNAALGELDDVDLTRRIAAAYGRLIALAGIDLALGPCLDVASEPLNPVIGTRSFSASTAVVGAHGRAFVAGLGDAAVASCGKHFPGHGATALDSHLALPVLDVTHEELVRRDEEPFAVARPDAIMTGHLVVTPLGEEAATLASWAYRDARALGHDGPLLTDALGMRAITDRMDIGEATVRALEAGADLVLLDAPHMRDAEADFHAAVGAVTDALATGRLTEQALLRSAARNATLRRPRPAVDAASFSAALDELRSLGEWAAEAAIRWSGDVALTAPPVVVDVRRRVNHASGSLANPVVAALRAEGTDAVLAVPGEALPADRQPVVVTRHPLSDPKEADALRAVLEARPDSVVVHGGVRAAAPAVERLICMHGLGLVNARAAAQLLTGARR, encoded by the coding sequence ATGCCCGGTTTCCCGGGCACCACCCTCCCCGACTGGATCGCATCGCCTCTCCGTGGGGGTCTAGTGGGCGTGATCCTGTTCGCAGAGAACGTCCCCGACCTCGAGACCACCCGGCGTCTCACCGATGCTGTCCGCGCCGCCAACCCGGCCGCCGTCGTCTCCTCCGACGAGGAGGGTGGCGACGTCACGCGCATCCAGGCCGCGACCGGATCGTTCCTTCCCGGCAACGCGGCGCTCGGCGAACTGGACGATGTCGATTTGACGCGCCGCATCGCGGCCGCCTATGGACGTCTCATCGCCCTGGCGGGTATCGACCTCGCACTCGGCCCCTGCCTGGACGTCGCCAGCGAGCCGCTGAACCCTGTCATCGGCACCCGCTCGTTCAGTGCGTCGACGGCGGTTGTCGGGGCGCACGGCCGTGCATTCGTCGCCGGACTGGGCGATGCGGCGGTGGCCTCGTGCGGCAAACACTTCCCCGGCCACGGCGCCACGGCACTGGACTCGCATCTCGCCCTGCCTGTCCTCGACGTGACGCATGAGGAACTGGTCCGCCGTGACGAAGAACCCTTCGCCGTGGCGCGCCCGGACGCCATCATGACTGGGCACCTCGTCGTGACCCCACTGGGCGAAGAGGCCGCGACGCTGGCCTCCTGGGCGTACCGGGACGCCCGCGCCCTCGGCCACGACGGCCCACTCCTCACCGACGCTCTCGGCATGCGGGCCATCACCGACCGGATGGACATCGGCGAGGCCACGGTGCGAGCCCTCGAGGCAGGAGCCGACCTCGTGCTCCTGGATGCCCCCCACATGCGCGACGCGGAGGCCGACTTCCATGCCGCCGTCGGCGCCGTCACCGACGCGCTCGCAACCGGGCGGCTGACGGAGCAGGCACTGCTGCGTTCGGCCGCCCGCAACGCCACGCTGCGGCGCCCCCGACCCGCCGTCGACGCGGCCTCCTTCAGCGCTGCGCTGGATGAGCTCAGGTCGCTCGGTGAATGGGCTGCGGAAGCCGCGATCCGGTGGTCGGGCGACGTCGCCCTGACGGCGCCTCCCGTCGTCGTCGACGTCCGCCGCCGCGTCAACCACGCCTCCGGAAGCCTCGCGAACCCCGTGGTCGCCGCACTGCGGGCGGAGGGCACCGACGCTGTACTCGCCGTCCCCGGAGAAGCGCTGCCCGCCGACCGTCAGCCGGTCGTCGTCACCCGGCACCCGCTGAGCGACCCCAAAGAAGCCGACGCGCTGCGCGCCGTGCTGGAGGCGCGGCCCGACTCCGTCGTCGTGCACGGCGGCGTCCGTGCCGCAGCACCCGCCGTGGAGCGACTCATCTGCATGCACGGCCTCGGGCTCGTCAACGCCCGCGCGGCGGCGCAGCTCCTGACCGGGGCCCGGCGATGA
- a CDS encoding carbohydrate ABC transporter permease produces the protein MNTRVTPRKVLRWSLQTLGVIVCVAFFLLPAYWMISTAIDPAAAYRGGNVLPQGITWDHFEAVLGRGGFGTFMANSLLVAAVTVVLSALLALLAAVAVARFRFSARTSILVMILIAQMVPLEALVIPLFLQARNLQMLNSLIGLSIVYLAFSIPFAVWMLRGFVAAVPVEVEEAAYVDGASWWRMFWSVLFPLVAPGLVATSVFSFITAWNEFIFALTFLQDDSKFTVAIGLQRFFGQNTADWGPIMAASTLITIPVIIFFVAVQRNLVSGLSAGAVKG, from the coding sequence GTGAACACCAGAGTCACACCCCGCAAGGTGCTGCGCTGGTCGCTCCAGACGCTCGGCGTTATCGTCTGCGTCGCGTTCTTCCTGCTGCCGGCCTACTGGATGATCTCGACGGCGATCGATCCGGCCGCCGCCTACCGCGGTGGGAACGTGCTGCCGCAGGGCATCACCTGGGACCACTTCGAAGCGGTCCTCGGCCGCGGAGGCTTCGGCACGTTCATGGCCAACTCCCTGCTGGTGGCGGCCGTCACCGTCGTGCTGTCGGCGCTGCTGGCCCTGCTGGCGGCGGTCGCCGTCGCACGGTTCCGGTTCAGTGCCCGCACCTCCATCCTGGTGATGATCCTGATCGCGCAGATGGTGCCGCTCGAGGCGCTGGTCATCCCGCTGTTCCTGCAGGCCCGCAACCTGCAGATGCTGAACTCACTCATCGGTCTGTCGATCGTCTACCTCGCCTTCAGCATCCCGTTCGCCGTGTGGATGCTGCGCGGCTTCGTCGCGGCGGTGCCGGTCGAGGTCGAGGAGGCGGCCTACGTCGACGGCGCCTCGTGGTGGCGGATGTTCTGGTCGGTGCTGTTCCCGCTCGTCGCCCCCGGATTGGTCGCCACCAGCGTGTTCTCCTTCATCACCGCCTGGAACGAGTTCATCTTCGCGCTGACCTTCCTCCAGGATGACTCCAAGTTCACCGTCGCCATCGGCCTGCAGCGGTTCTTCGGTCAGAACACCGCCGACTGGGGACCGATCATGGCCGCATCGACGCTGATCACGATCCCGGTGATCATCTTCTTCGTCGCGGTGCAACGCAACCTGGTCTCCGGTCTCTCGGCAGGGGCGGTGAAGGGATGA
- a CDS encoding alpha/beta hydrolase-fold protein translates to MRGNILKGLTAGALVVGLTVATAAVLTAGPATPRAGEIVTGRVEGTAAGAVDYSVYLPPGYAASDAEYPVIYLLHGRGDTQAAWQRVAGDLDELIAAGDIQPIIAVMPDAPWNDRGNWYTDSAYTGAASSGPGVAVETALAVDLLDHIDATFRTVDDREGRAVGGYSMGGAGTLRFALAHQEDFSAGLVLSPAVYTPQPPADSSTRDYGAYGVGDALFDPARYEELSYGRAFDDLDPGQPVHLFIAVGDDEWPNPDPAEAHNDIDFESAQLYNTARRVPGVTAELRIMDGGHDWDVWQPGFREGIVDIASRLRTAPAAQWEAELFGAEGDDRAGGILEHADGSTTVVINADGAMKGHEPLGGLDIVVIRRGPDGTEQWRRTLGTAGNDRAYGVVEGPDGSVLVAGYTRGVWSSGAGGAPSDDIVVVSLAADGTPGPFLQFGDPAAADRAYGVAPDGAGGLYLTGYTSGRVGEAEPAGDKDNVVARVSGAAELLWVDQFGGAGEDKGFGAALLPGGGVAVGGIAAGGLPGLEARGSGDGWVARYTASGERTWLGAVASDVNEQVSGVAALADGTVLAIGHTKGVLGDGSLGDNDIFVAAFGATARADEPTWVRQLGTSTDDRGAAIVATPGGGALAVATTYGAMGEGRGGVDVVTFSIDAAGEVSGISQFGSRERDGADEWDEANLMAAVGGSGVWLEGLTYGAPAGFSNAGAGDVFVMLLAGGDVEPSPSPSPTRTGEPSVSPEPTASASATRTPTSTASATATASRPRPGLPNTGAPIGG, encoded by the coding sequence ATGAGAGGCAACATCCTGAAGGGGCTGACGGCGGGCGCGCTCGTCGTCGGCCTGACGGTGGCGACCGCCGCCGTCCTCACCGCAGGCCCGGCGACGCCGCGGGCCGGCGAGATAGTCACCGGACGTGTCGAGGGAACCGCCGCCGGCGCCGTCGACTACAGCGTCTACCTCCCGCCCGGCTACGCGGCCAGCGATGCCGAGTACCCCGTCATCTACCTGCTGCACGGCCGCGGTGACACGCAGGCCGCGTGGCAGCGGGTCGCGGGCGACCTCGACGAGCTGATCGCCGCGGGCGACATCCAGCCGATCATCGCGGTGATGCCCGACGCGCCCTGGAACGATCGCGGCAACTGGTACACCGACTCCGCCTATACGGGGGCCGCCTCCAGCGGGCCGGGGGTCGCGGTGGAGACGGCGCTCGCCGTCGACCTGCTCGACCACATCGACGCCACCTTCCGCACGGTCGACGACCGCGAGGGTCGCGCCGTCGGCGGCTACTCGATGGGCGGCGCGGGAACCCTGCGGTTCGCGCTCGCGCACCAGGAGGACTTCTCGGCCGGCCTCGTGCTCAGCCCCGCCGTCTACACGCCGCAGCCGCCGGCCGATTCGTCGACCCGCGACTACGGCGCCTACGGCGTCGGCGACGCACTGTTCGACCCCGCGCGCTACGAGGAACTCAGCTACGGGAGGGCCTTCGACGACCTTGATCCAGGCCAGCCGGTGCACCTGTTCATCGCGGTCGGCGACGACGAGTGGCCCAACCCCGACCCGGCGGAGGCCCACAACGACATCGACTTCGAGTCGGCCCAGCTCTACAACACGGCCCGCCGGGTGCCCGGCGTCACGGCTGAGCTGCGGATCATGGACGGCGGCCACGACTGGGACGTGTGGCAGCCAGGCTTCCGGGAGGGCATCGTCGACATCGCGTCACGCCTGCGCACCGCACCGGCAGCCCAGTGGGAGGCAGAACTGTTCGGCGCAGAGGGCGACGACCGGGCCGGCGGCATCCTGGAGCACGCAGACGGTTCAACCACCGTCGTCATCAACGCAGACGGCGCCATGAAGGGGCATGAGCCGCTGGGTGGCCTCGACATCGTCGTGATCCGCCGCGGCCCCGACGGCACCGAACAGTGGCGCCGCACGCTCGGCACCGCCGGCAACGACCGCGCGTACGGCGTCGTCGAAGGCCCGGACGGCTCGGTGCTGGTTGCCGGCTACACGCGCGGGGTCTGGTCGAGCGGGGCGGGAGGGGCGCCGTCGGATGACATCGTGGTCGTCTCGCTCGCGGCAGACGGAACGCCGGGGCCCTTCCTGCAGTTCGGCGATCCTGCGGCGGCCGATCGCGCCTACGGGGTGGCTCCCGACGGCGCCGGCGGCCTCTACCTGACGGGCTACACGTCGGGTCGGGTCGGCGAGGCCGAACCGGCCGGCGACAAGGACAATGTCGTGGCCCGGGTCAGCGGAGCCGCCGAGCTCCTGTGGGTCGACCAGTTCGGTGGGGCCGGGGAGGACAAGGGTTTCGGGGCTGCGCTGCTGCCCGGCGGCGGGGTCGCCGTCGGAGGCATCGCGGCCGGTGGGCTGCCCGGCCTGGAGGCCAGGGGCTCCGGTGACGGCTGGGTCGCCCGGTACACCGCATCGGGCGAGCGCACCTGGCTGGGCGCCGTGGCCAGCGATGTCAACGAGCAGGTCAGCGGAGTCGCGGCGCTCGCCGACGGCACGGTGCTGGCGATTGGCCACACCAAGGGTGTCCTGGGTGACGGGTCGCTGGGTGACAACGACATCTTCGTCGCGGCTTTCGGGGCCACCGCGCGGGCCGACGAGCCGACGTGGGTGCGTCAGCTGGGGACCTCCACCGACGACCGGGGCGCGGCGATCGTGGCCACGCCGGGGGGCGGGGCGCTCGCGGTGGCGACCACCTACGGGGCGATGGGCGAGGGCAGGGGCGGCGTCGACGTCGTCACGTTCTCCATCGACGCTGCCGGTGAGGTCTCCGGGATCAGCCAGTTCGGTTCGCGGGAACGCGACGGGGCCGACGAGTGGGACGAGGCGAACCTGATGGCCGCGGTCGGCGGTTCGGGAGTCTGGCTGGAGGGGCTGACGTACGGGGCGCCGGCGGGGTTCTCGAACGCCGGTGCAGGTGACGTGTTCGTCATGCTGCTTGCGGGCGGGGACGTGGAACCGTCGCCGTCGCCGTCCCCGACACGGACGGGGGAGCCGAGCGTGAGCCCGGAACCCACGGCGTCGGCGAGCGCGACCAGGACGCCGACGTCCACCGCGAGTGCTACGGCGACAGCCTCGCGTCCGCGGCCCGGGCTCCCGAACACGGGGGCGCCGATCGGCGGGTGA
- a CDS encoding sugar ABC transporter substrate-binding protein: MNKFVKGAVATLAVLSLAACGSGGGDGSPAPSTGAPSTTAGLIGEGETLTVWIMEGTNPDSTAFFDEVGTAFKEKTGADLDVQMVPWASAKEKFATAIAGGTTPDVAEVGNTWTAEFAEAGALVDLTSRVEGDGLNGDLVEGLVQSGTLDGSLYGMPWYAGVRAFVYNTEIFEKAGVEVPTNWAELQSTVEAIKASQPDVIPFPIVGASEFSAYPWVWGAGGDIAVEKDGAWTSTINSPEAVEGLKFYTDLALVDGSSTPAAATWKETDVLAAFEQGNVAMSIQGSWTPARIIADAPEMEGKLGAFTIPAKDGGVAPSFLGGSHLGVFEGTKNEDLSWEFVKLMSTGEFAQKWGESANYFPGQTSLLEQMEANADELTSVFIRQMVDGGASTPVTPTWGAIQGQQVTPTMIQSILSGQATAQEAADKAAETMNATFGG, from the coding sequence ATGAACAAGTTCGTGAAGGGCGCCGTGGCGACTCTCGCCGTGCTCTCACTCGCAGCCTGCGGGAGCGGCGGCGGCGATGGGTCACCCGCCCCCAGCACCGGCGCCCCCTCCACCACCGCCGGCCTGATCGGCGAGGGCGAGACGCTCACCGTCTGGATCATGGAGGGCACCAACCCCGACTCCACCGCGTTCTTCGACGAGGTCGGAACCGCGTTCAAGGAGAAGACCGGCGCCGACCTCGACGTCCAGATGGTCCCGTGGGCCTCCGCCAAGGAGAAGTTCGCCACCGCGATCGCCGGCGGCACGACGCCGGACGTCGCCGAGGTCGGCAACACCTGGACCGCGGAGTTCGCCGAAGCCGGCGCCCTGGTCGACCTGACCAGCCGCGTGGAGGGCGACGGCCTCAACGGCGACCTGGTCGAGGGCCTGGTCCAGTCCGGCACCCTGGACGGCAGCCTCTACGGCATGCCCTGGTACGCGGGCGTACGCGCCTTCGTCTACAACACCGAGATCTTCGAGAAGGCCGGCGTCGAGGTCCCCACCAACTGGGCCGAACTGCAGAGCACGGTCGAGGCGATCAAGGCGTCGCAGCCCGACGTCATCCCCTTCCCGATCGTCGGCGCGAGCGAGTTCAGCGCCTACCCGTGGGTCTGGGGTGCCGGCGGCGACATCGCCGTCGAGAAGGACGGCGCCTGGACCTCCACCATCAACTCCCCTGAGGCCGTCGAGGGGCTGAAATTCTACACCGACCTCGCCCTCGTCGACGGATCGTCGACCCCGGCCGCGGCCACCTGGAAGGAAACCGACGTCCTCGCCGCATTCGAGCAGGGCAACGTCGCCATGAGCATCCAGGGTTCGTGGACCCCCGCCCGCATCATCGCGGACGCCCCCGAGATGGAGGGCAAGCTCGGCGCCTTCACCATCCCGGCCAAGGACGGCGGGGTCGCCCCCTCGTTCCTCGGCGGCTCGCACCTCGGCGTCTTCGAGGGCACCAAGAACGAGGACCTCTCGTGGGAGTTCGTCAAGCTGATGAGCACCGGCGAGTTCGCCCAGAAGTGGGGCGAGTCGGCCAACTACTTCCCCGGCCAGACTTCGCTGCTCGAGCAGATGGAGGCCAACGCCGATGAACTGACCTCCGTGTTCATCCGCCAGATGGTCGACGGCGGCGCCTCCACCCCGGTCACCCCGACGTGGGGTGCCATCCAGGGCCAGCAGGTGACCCCGACGATGATCCAGTCCATCCTCAGCGGGCAGGCAACCGCACAGGAGGCGGCCGACAAGGCTGCCGAGACGATGAACGCCACGTTCGGCGGCTAA
- a CDS encoding MurR/RpiR family transcriptional regulator: MMQPPITALLRGQLDQMGATKRRLAQVILDDPGRVSRMSIQALAEAAGVSQASVTRFCRSLELDGYAQLRLALAAESVRGEPVPAEGDIAEGDDLASVVSKIVRLDAQAVTDTAQVMSLATLELAIDALSRARRIDVYGVGASAIVGADLAQKLTRIGRPCVAYGDAHLGLTSAALLGPDDAVVAVSHSGTTADTLDMVRTAKAGGAATIAVTNDPHSELASTVDHVLLTAAQESVFRSGATASRLAQLLVVDCMFVGLAQRTFQASQLALESTWRAVRHRANR, encoded by the coding sequence ATGATGCAGCCACCGATCACTGCCCTCCTCCGCGGGCAGCTCGATCAGATGGGTGCGACCAAGCGTCGGCTCGCGCAGGTGATCCTGGACGACCCCGGCCGCGTGTCGCGCATGTCCATCCAGGCCCTCGCCGAGGCGGCGGGGGTGTCCCAGGCCTCCGTCACCCGGTTCTGCCGCTCGCTGGAGCTCGACGGCTACGCCCAGCTGCGGCTGGCGCTGGCCGCGGAGAGCGTCCGGGGCGAGCCGGTCCCCGCTGAGGGTGACATCGCGGAGGGCGACGACCTGGCCTCGGTGGTGAGCAAGATCGTCCGCCTCGATGCGCAGGCCGTGACGGACACCGCACAGGTGATGAGTCTCGCCACGCTGGAACTCGCCATCGACGCGCTCTCCCGGGCCCGGCGGATCGATGTCTACGGCGTCGGGGCGTCCGCGATCGTCGGCGCCGACCTGGCCCAGAAGCTGACCCGGATCGGACGCCCCTGCGTCGCCTATGGGGATGCGCACCTCGGGCTCACCTCGGCTGCGCTCCTCGGACCCGATGACGCCGTCGTCGCCGTCTCCCACTCGGGGACGACGGCGGACACGCTCGACATGGTGCGCACCGCGAAGGCCGGCGGGGCAGCGACGATCGCCGTCACCAACGACCCGCACTCGGAGCTGGCCTCGACGGTCGACCACGTGCTGCTGACGGCCGCGCAGGAATCGGTCTTCCGGTCGGGCGCTACGGCGTCACGTCTGGCGCAGTTGCTGGTCGTCGACTGCATGTTCGTCGGGTTGGCCCAGCGGACCTTCCAGGCGTCCCAGCTGGCGCTTGAGAGCACCTGGCGCGCCGTCCGGCACCGCGCCAACCGCTGA
- a CDS encoding carbohydrate ABC transporter permease, which yields MRRRPWLLLTPALATLAILLVVPLLRVVWLSFQDYGLKELNKGTTNFIGLDNYAKIFGDSYLYTVVLPNTIGFAAFCVVTTVVLGTLVALFLNGLPPFWRYVTSTAIMVAWAVPAVTGTYVWAFIFEPSNGLATNLFDAMGLMEAGSVNWFLNRLSFYAISALNVVHHSIPFVAVTVLAGLLTIPDELYEAAEIDGASKWRQFWSITAPTLKPVFAVVTILSTIWDFKVFTQIWLMPGGGGTNPEVFNLGVWSYVQSFAQSKYGMGSAIAVVLTLVLMLVTVVYLRTLFKEEQL from the coding sequence ATGCGCCGTCGACCCTGGCTGCTCTTGACCCCCGCGCTGGCGACCCTCGCAATCCTGCTCGTCGTTCCGCTGCTGCGTGTCGTCTGGCTCTCCTTCCAGGACTACGGCCTGAAGGAGCTCAACAAGGGCACGACCAACTTCATCGGGCTCGACAACTACGCCAAGATCTTCGGCGACTCCTACCTCTACACCGTCGTCCTGCCCAACACGATCGGCTTCGCCGCCTTCTGCGTCGTGACGACAGTTGTCCTCGGCACACTCGTGGCGCTGTTCCTGAACGGGCTGCCTCCCTTCTGGAGGTACGTCACGTCGACGGCGATTATGGTGGCCTGGGCCGTGCCCGCCGTCACCGGCACGTACGTGTGGGCGTTCATCTTCGAGCCCTCCAACGGGCTCGCCACCAATCTCTTTGACGCGATGGGCCTCATGGAGGCCGGCTCGGTCAACTGGTTCCTCAACCGGCTGAGCTTCTACGCCATCTCCGCGCTCAACGTCGTCCACCACTCCATCCCGTTCGTCGCCGTGACGGTGCTGGCTGGCCTGCTGACCATCCCTGACGAGCTCTACGAGGCCGCGGAGATCGACGGCGCGAGCAAGTGGCGCCAGTTCTGGTCCATCACGGCCCCGACGCTGAAGCCTGTCTTCGCCGTCGTCACCATCCTGTCGACCATCTGGGACTTCAAGGTCTTCACGCAGATCTGGCTGATGCCGGGCGGCGGCGGAACCAACCCCGAGGTGTTCAACCTGGGTGTCTGGTCCTATGTGCAGTCGTTCGCCCAGAGCAAGTACGGCATGGGGTCGGCCATCGCCGTCGTCCTCACGCTCGTGTTGATGCTGGTCACCGTCGTGTACCTGCGCACACTCTTCAAGGAGGAACAGCTGTGA